A genomic window from Halorubrum lacusprofundi ATCC 49239 includes:
- a CDS encoding HEWD family protein: MSATITPPRERECELCGREERWDDDADGWRIEDEPGDVYCIHEWDINGSFTPLIE, encoded by the coding sequence ATGAGCGCCACTATCACCCCACCACGGGAGCGTGAGTGTGAGCTGTGCGGCCGCGAGGAGCGCTGGGACGACGACGCCGACGGGTGGCGGATCGAGGACGAGCCCGGGGATGTCTACTGCATCCACGAGTGGGACATCAACGGATCGTTCACCCCGCTGATCGAGTGA
- the gltB gene encoding glutamate synthase large subunit — MTEPRSNTREVSERDLSGHGGGLAAVTDERSNCGIGGIVDLDGDPSHGTVADAVELLENLEHRGTTGAEENTGDGAGIMVARPDDFFREVVDADLPEVYAVGSVFMPTEPSVQAEIHDVIAEVFSVYGLEVLEWRSVPTDNADLGATALDSEPEVAQLFVAPVEGAGLAERFTSEETRPDDADPEILGFDRALYAARREIENAVSDIDGAGRFYVCSLDRQRVVYKGLLKGSQLAGYYPDLTDERFASHVALVHARFSTNTLGAWHLAHPYRNIVHNGEFNTIRGNVNWMRARENDLDHPAFGAELDTIKPVIDDPNQSDTASVDNAVELLLQAGRDLPHTLRMLIPEAFRDDDLMEQARADFYDYHASLVEPWDGPALVIGFDGDRVAGVLDRNGLRPCRYEVTEDNRLVVGSEVGALPTEPADVRRRGRLQPGEIFVADPEQGRIVPDDEVFDDLTDEKYGEWVAERQVALDEIVEEDDVAAGVESESDDSDDTGEDGDAEPTVRAHQAAFGYTTDSLDHLVEPMARDGKDPVGSMGDDTPLSVLADVDRPLFTYFKQLFAQVSNPPIDYIREELVTSLETRIGNQRNLLDETPEHAEQIVSDTPVLTDAETAALRELPGPGEREPADRKGDEPDASSFTSVVVDVTYDRDGSLVDAVNRIREDAATAIEDGADAVVLSDRAVGTDRLAVPSLLATGAAHHHLVRNGLRNRAGLVVESGEPHEVHHLATLVGYGADAVDPYLAYASIADVVAGPDGADEDEALAAYRHALEDGLLKTMAKMGISTMESYQGAQIFEAVGLSSSFVAEYFEGTEIRTEGIGIGEIEDDLRTRHAMAFGADPELETTGEYEHRSSGIKHGWNPQTVGTLQQAVRGGDYEQYQEFAELVNDESEKLQTLRGLLEFESDRDAVPVEEVEPVESIVERFSTAAMSLGSISPEAHENNAIAMNRLGAKSNTGEGGEPPERFGTEKECNVKQVASGRFGVTSEYLASADELQIKMAQGSKPGEGGHLPGKKVNEMIAHVRCSTPGVGLISPPPQHDIYSIEDLKQLIFDLKAASPDADVNVKLVSEAGIGTIAAGVAKANADVVHVSGHDGGTGASPKTSIKNAGLPWELGLAEANQMLRATGLRDRIRVTADGGLKTGRDVAVAAALGAEEYVFGTASLVTAGCVMARQCHENTCPVGVATQREDLRQRFPGQPDHVINYMTFIAQELRELMADLGYTEVEEFIGRPELLSQRETDHEKAKHLDLSAVIAEPAGDARTKTREQDDADIDDLLDWDLIEEASPAIEDGAPVALTRDVENVDRAIGATLSNRIVSEHGGDGLPDDTVTCRFDGYAGQSFGAFLAPGITMELSGAANDYVGKGLSGGRIVINTPEEAGYDPAENVVAGNVGLYGATAGEVYVNGVAGERFGVRNSGVKAVVEGVGDHGCEYMTGGAVAVLGDTGRNFAAGMSGGVAYVYDPDDRLDARVNRGMVSLSETLDESDERMLRRLVENHRAYTDSDRAAELLDDWAAALDDFVRVFPDAYAEVIAEGTGADVREELPEPAAAVPGSASDATEQASSDD, encoded by the coding sequence ATGACCGAGCCACGTAGTAACACCCGGGAGGTATCGGAGCGGGATCTCTCGGGCCACGGTGGGGGGCTTGCGGCAGTAACGGACGAGCGTTCGAACTGCGGGATCGGCGGAATCGTTGATCTCGACGGCGATCCGAGCCACGGAACGGTGGCCGACGCCGTCGAACTGCTCGAGAACCTCGAACACCGCGGTACGACGGGCGCCGAGGAGAACACGGGCGACGGCGCCGGCATCATGGTCGCGCGCCCCGACGACTTCTTCCGCGAGGTCGTCGACGCCGATCTGCCCGAGGTGTACGCCGTCGGCTCCGTGTTCATGCCGACCGAACCGAGCGTGCAGGCCGAGATCCACGACGTTATCGCGGAGGTGTTCTCCGTGTACGGACTGGAGGTCTTGGAGTGGCGCTCTGTCCCGACGGACAACGCGGATCTGGGCGCGACCGCGCTCGACTCCGAACCGGAGGTCGCCCAGCTGTTCGTCGCGCCCGTCGAGGGCGCCGGCCTCGCAGAGCGGTTCACCAGCGAGGAGACGCGCCCCGACGACGCCGACCCGGAGATCCTCGGCTTCGATCGCGCGCTGTACGCCGCGCGCCGCGAGATCGAGAACGCGGTGTCCGACATCGACGGCGCCGGCCGGTTTTACGTCTGCTCGCTCGACCGCCAGCGCGTCGTGTACAAGGGCCTCCTCAAGGGCTCGCAGCTCGCCGGCTACTATCCGGACCTGACCGACGAGCGCTTCGCGAGCCACGTCGCCTTGGTCCACGCGCGCTTCTCGACGAACACGCTCGGCGCGTGGCACCTCGCGCACCCGTACCGCAACATCGTCCACAACGGCGAGTTCAACACGATCCGCGGGAACGTCAACTGGATGCGCGCCCGCGAGAACGACCTCGATCACCCGGCGTTCGGTGCGGAACTCGACACGATCAAGCCGGTGATCGACGATCCCAACCAATCGGACACCGCGAGCGTCGACAACGCGGTCGAGCTCCTCTTGCAGGCCGGCCGCGACCTCCCGCACACCCTCCGGATGCTGATCCCGGAGGCGTTCCGCGACGACGACCTGATGGAGCAGGCTCGCGCAGATTTCTACGACTACCACGCCTCGCTCGTCGAGCCGTGGGACGGCCCCGCGCTCGTCATCGGCTTCGACGGCGACCGCGTCGCCGGCGTCCTCGACCGCAACGGGCTCCGCCCGTGCCGGTACGAGGTAACCGAGGACAATCGACTCGTGGTCGGCAGCGAGGTCGGCGCGCTCCCGACCGAGCCAGCGGACGTGCGGCGCCGCGGCCGGCTCCAGCCGGGTGAGATCTTCGTCGCCGACCCCGAGCAGGGGCGGATCGTCCCCGACGACGAGGTGTTCGACGACCTCACCGACGAGAAGTACGGCGAGTGGGTCGCCGAGCGGCAGGTCGCCCTCGACGAGATCGTCGAAGAGGACGATGTCGCCGCCGGGGTCGAGTCAGAATCCGACGATAGCGACGACACCGGCGAAGACGGCGACGCCGAGCCCACCGTGCGAGCCCACCAAGCCGCGTTCGGCTACACCACCGACTCGCTGGACCATCTCGTCGAACCGATGGCGAGAGACGGAAAGGACCCGGTCGGTTCGATGGGCGACGACACCCCGCTGTCGGTGCTCGCCGATGTCGACCGCCCGCTGTTCACCTACTTCAAACAGCTGTTCGCGCAGGTGTCGAACCCGCCGATCGACTATATCCGCGAGGAGCTCGTCACCTCGCTGGAGACCCGGATCGGCAACCAGCGCAACCTGCTGGACGAGACGCCCGAACACGCCGAGCAGATCGTCTCCGACACCCCCGTGCTCACCGACGCGGAGACGGCCGCGCTGCGCGAACTCCCTGGCCCGGGCGAACGCGAGCCGGCCGACAGAAAGGGCGACGAGCCGGACGCGTCGTCGTTCACCTCGGTAGTCGTCGACGTGACGTACGACCGCGACGGGTCGCTGGTCGACGCGGTGAATCGAATCCGTGAGGACGCCGCGACCGCAATCGAGGACGGCGCCGACGCCGTGGTCCTCTCGGACCGGGCGGTCGGGACGGACCGACTCGCGGTGCCGAGCCTGCTCGCGACCGGCGCGGCTCACCACCACCTCGTCCGCAACGGGCTGCGGAACCGCGCGGGGCTCGTCGTCGAGTCCGGCGAGCCGCACGAGGTCCACCACCTCGCGACGCTAGTCGGGTACGGCGCGGACGCGGTCGACCCGTACCTCGCGTACGCCTCCATCGCCGACGTTGTCGCCGGCCCCGACGGCGCTGACGAGGACGAGGCGCTGGCCGCCTACCGGCACGCGCTGGAGGACGGCCTCCTCAAGACGATGGCGAAGATGGGCATCTCGACGATGGAGTCGTACCAGGGCGCGCAGATCTTCGAGGCCGTCGGGCTCTCGTCGTCGTTCGTCGCCGAGTACTTCGAGGGCACCGAGATCCGCACCGAGGGGATCGGTATCGGAGAGATCGAAGACGACCTCCGGACGCGCCACGCGATGGCGTTCGGCGCCGACCCCGAACTGGAGACCACCGGCGAGTACGAACACCGCTCGTCGGGGATCAAACACGGCTGGAACCCGCAGACGGTCGGGACGCTCCAGCAGGCGGTCCGGGGCGGCGACTACGAGCAGTACCAAGAGTTCGCGGAGTTGGTCAACGACGAGTCCGAGAAGCTACAGACCCTGCGCGGACTCTTGGAGTTCGAGTCCGACCGTGACGCCGTCCCGGTCGAGGAGGTCGAACCGGTCGAGTCGATCGTCGAGCGCTTCTCGACGGCCGCGATGAGCCTCGGAAGCATCTCGCCCGAAGCCCACGAGAACAACGCGATCGCGATGAACCGGCTCGGCGCGAAGTCGAACACGGGCGAGGGCGGCGAGCCTCCGGAGCGATTCGGCACCGAAAAGGAGTGTAACGTCAAGCAGGTCGCGTCCGGCCGGTTCGGCGTCACCTCCGAGTACCTCGCGAGCGCAGACGAGCTGCAGATCAAGATGGCACAGGGGTCGAAGCCCGGCGAGGGCGGCCACCTCCCCGGCAAGAAGGTCAACGAGATGATCGCGCACGTCCGGTGTTCCACTCCCGGTGTCGGGCTCATCTCGCCGCCGCCACAACACGACATCTACTCGATCGAGGACCTCAAGCAGCTCATCTTCGATCTGAAGGCTGCGAGTCCCGACGCCGATGTCAACGTGAAGCTGGTCTCCGAGGCCGGAATCGGTACCATCGCGGCCGGCGTCGCGAAGGCGAACGCCGACGTGGTGCACGTCTCCGGCCACGACGGCGGGACCGGTGCCTCACCGAAGACATCGATCAAGAACGCTGGGCTTCCGTGGGAGCTCGGGCTTGCGGAGGCGAACCAGATGCTCCGCGCGACCGGCCTCCGGGACCGCATCCGCGTGACGGCCGACGGCGGGCTCAAGACCGGGCGCGACGTGGCGGTCGCCGCCGCGCTCGGCGCCGAGGAGTACGTGTTCGGCACCGCGTCGCTCGTCACCGCCGGCTGCGTGATGGCGCGACAGTGCCACGAGAACACCTGTCCCGTCGGCGTCGCGACCCAGCGCGAGGACCTCCGCCAGCGCTTCCCCGGCCAGCCGGACCACGTCATCAACTACATGACGTTCATCGCGCAGGAGCTCCGCGAACTCATGGCCGACCTCGGGTACACCGAGGTCGAGGAGTTCATCGGCCGGCCCGAGCTCCTCTCGCAGCGCGAGACCGACCACGAGAAGGCCAAACACCTCGACCTGTCGGCGGTCATCGCCGAGCCCGCGGGCGACGCCCGCACGAAGACCCGCGAGCAGGACGACGCCGACATCGACGACCTGCTCGACTGGGATCTCATCGAGGAGGCGAGCCCGGCCATCGAGGACGGCGCGCCCGTCGCGCTCACCCGCGACGTGGAGAACGTCGACCGCGCAATCGGCGCAACCCTCTCGAACCGGATCGTCTCCGAACACGGCGGTGACGGGCTCCCGGACGACACCGTCACTTGTCGGTTCGACGGCTACGCGGGCCAGAGCTTCGGCGCGTTCCTCGCGCCGGGGATCACCATGGAGCTGTCCGGCGCAGCCAACGACTATGTCGGCAAAGGCCTCTCCGGCGGCCGGATCGTGATCAACACGCCCGAGGAAGCCGGCTACGACCCCGCCGAGAACGTCGTCGCCGGCAACGTCGGACTGTACGGCGCTACCGCGGGCGAGGTCTACGTCAACGGCGTCGCCGGCGAGCGGTTCGGCGTCCGCAACTCCGGCGTGAAGGCCGTCGTCGAGGGCGTGGGCGACCACGGCTGCGAGTACATGACCGGGGGCGCCGTCGCCGTGCTCGGCGACACCGGGCGAAACTTCGCGGCCGGGATGTCCGGCGGCGTCGCGTACGTGTACGACCCTGACGACCGGCTCGACGCCCGCGTGAACCGCGGAATGGTGTCGCTCTCGGAGACCCTCGATGAGTCCGACGAACGCATGCTCCGCCGGCTCGTCGAGAACCACCGCGCGTACACCGACAGCGACCGGGCGGCCGAGCTGCTCGACGACTGGGCGGCCGCGCTCGACGACTTCGTGCGCGTCTTCCCCGACGCCTACGCCGAGGTCATCGCCGAGGGCACGGGCGCCGACGTACGCGAGGAGCTGCCGGAACCCGCCGCCGCGGTTCCCGGCTCCGCGTCCGACGCGACCGAGCAGGCGTCGAGCGACGACTGA
- a CDS encoding ABC transporter ATP-binding protein, protein MAADDRNAFEVYRDRVDRPLLRLFREYGALEAHWLAIGMAANVIARVAGLVPPVVLGVAIDAVFTGTGPYTLPIVPDAWLPTAGPAQFRLSVALIVGSFLITGVFTWIYGIAANNFAHRVMHAVRTDSFDRMQRLDMTFFDDKQTGEVMSVLNNDASNLEVFLDNALQNSARLGVMLVGIAGVLFYYNHELAVVTLSVIPLMILFTVWFMRAVEPRYVAQRSVVGDLNTALENALAGVELVKTSHTEAHESDRVETASQQYFERTMSILRLNYVYRPGMELFAGLAFAATFAVGGYWLSAGPPGPFSTTLTVGTFVTFVLLTQQFVAPLAEVSNIIDQYENAKASCERVFGLRDIPIRITDGEDAIDLGGKSSSVAGAVEYDDVSFAYAENALVDPADADEEVIRNVSFEANPGDTVALVGPTGAGKSTLLKLLLRLYDVTEGAVRVDGHDVRNLTVESLRSNVGYVAQDTTLFDGTIAENIRYGRFTGVDTEGRSAGADAKSEVRDRVIEAAKAAEAHEFIDSLPNGYDTRIGERGVKLSGGQRQRVAIARVVLQDPAILILDEAISAVDTETEMLIQRSLDELAADRTTFVIAHRLSTVTDADLTLVLEDGGVAERGTHDDLLDADGLYAKLWGVQAGEIDELPEEFVERAHERHVDRAVERAMEGETVESETLDD, encoded by the coding sequence ATGGCTGCCGACGATCGCAACGCCTTCGAAGTGTACCGCGATCGGGTCGATCGGCCCCTCCTGCGACTGTTCCGCGAGTACGGCGCTCTCGAAGCACACTGGCTCGCGATCGGGATGGCCGCGAATGTGATCGCCCGCGTCGCGGGGCTGGTCCCGCCGGTCGTGCTCGGTGTCGCCATCGACGCCGTCTTCACCGGAACCGGCCCGTACACCCTCCCGATCGTTCCGGACGCGTGGTTACCGACCGCGGGGCCCGCGCAGTTCCGGCTCTCGGTCGCGCTCATCGTCGGGTCGTTCCTCATAACCGGCGTCTTCACGTGGATCTACGGGATCGCCGCGAACAACTTCGCACACCGCGTGATGCACGCGGTCCGGACCGACTCCTTCGACCGGATGCAGCGGCTCGACATGACCTTCTTCGACGACAAACAGACCGGCGAGGTGATGAGCGTCCTCAACAACGACGCCTCGAACCTGGAGGTCTTCCTGGATAACGCGCTCCAGAACTCCGCGCGCCTCGGCGTGATGCTCGTCGGCATCGCGGGCGTCCTCTTCTACTACAACCATGAGCTTGCAGTGGTCACCCTCTCTGTCATCCCCCTGATGATCCTCTTCACGGTGTGGTTCATGCGGGCGGTCGAGCCGCGGTACGTCGCCCAACGCTCCGTCGTCGGCGACCTCAACACGGCGCTCGAAAACGCCCTCGCCGGTGTCGAACTCGTCAAGACCTCCCACACCGAGGCCCACGAGAGCGACCGCGTCGAGACCGCCTCGCAGCAGTACTTCGAGCGCACGATGTCGATCCTCCGGCTCAACTACGTCTACCGGCCGGGGATGGAGCTGTTCGCCGGTCTCGCGTTCGCCGCCACCTTCGCGGTCGGCGGGTACTGGCTCTCGGCCGGGCCGCCGGGCCCGTTCTCGACGACGCTCACGGTGGGGACGTTCGTCACGTTCGTCCTCCTGACCCAGCAGTTCGTCGCCCCGCTGGCGGAGGTGTCGAACATCATCGACCAGTACGAGAACGCGAAGGCCTCCTGCGAGCGCGTCTTCGGCCTCCGCGACATCCCAATCCGAATCACGGACGGCGAGGACGCGATCGATCTCGGGGGAAAAAGCAGCAGCGTCGCCGGCGCCGTCGAGTACGACGACGTCTCGTTCGCCTACGCCGAGAACGCTCTCGTCGACCCCGCGGACGCTGACGAGGAGGTGATCCGGAACGTCTCCTTCGAGGCCAATCCCGGCGACACCGTCGCGCTGGTCGGTCCGACCGGTGCTGGAAAGTCGACCCTCCTCAAACTCCTCTTGCGGCTGTACGACGTGACCGAAGGCGCGGTCCGGGTCGACGGCCACGACGTACGGAACCTCACCGTCGAGAGCCTCCGATCGAACGTGGGCTACGTGGCGCAGGACACCACGCTGTTCGACGGCACCATCGCCGAGAACATCCGGTACGGGCGGTTCACGGGCGTCGACACCGAGGGCAGAAGCGCAGGCGCTGACGCGAAAAGCGAGGTCCGCGACCGCGTGATCGAGGCCGCGAAGGCCGCCGAGGCGCACGAGTTTATCGACTCGCTGCCGAACGGCTACGACACGCGGATCGGCGAGCGCGGCGTGAAGCTCTCCGGCGGCCAGCGCCAGCGCGTCGCCATCGCGCGGGTCGTCTTACAGGATCCCGCGATCCTGATCCTCGACGAGGCGATCTCCGCGGTCGACACCGAGACGGAGATGCTCATCCAGCGCTCGCTCGACGAACTCGCCGCCGACCGCACCACCTTCGTCATCGCGCATCGGCTCTCGACCGTGACCGACGCGGACTTGACGCTCGTGTTGGAGGACGGCGGGGTCGCCGAGCGCGGGACTCACGACGATCTCCTCGACGCTGACGGCCTCTACGCGAAGCTCTGGGGCGTGCAGGCCGGCGAGATCGATGAGCTTCCGGAGGAGTTCGTCGAGCGCGCCCACGAGCGCCACGTCGACCGCGCGGTCGAGCGGGCGATGGAAGGGGAGACCGTCGAGAGCGAGACGCTCGACGATTGA
- a CDS encoding SRPBCC family protein, translating to MDELVVSTDVHADPEDVYAFLLDFPRYANYSKYLREVRTLEGEGGPGTCYALTFAWWKITYTAHSRVTGVEPPERIDWEITKDIDAGGCWRVTPAESEGASDPAASDSNDANDANDTDDDLTDRPCKVALEVEFDPGSASSDALDLPMLVSLDWVVKKAIPLIRGEAERVIERAVRDLEGSNRDVDLDVYVDSARI from the coding sequence GTGGACGAACTCGTCGTGAGCACAGATGTGCACGCCGACCCCGAAGACGTGTACGCGTTCCTGCTCGACTTCCCGCGGTACGCCAACTACTCGAAGTACCTTCGGGAAGTGCGGACACTGGAGGGCGAGGGCGGACCGGGTACCTGCTACGCGCTAACGTTCGCGTGGTGGAAGATCACCTACACGGCCCACTCGCGTGTGACCGGCGTCGAGCCACCCGAGCGGATCGACTGGGAGATCACGAAGGACATCGACGCCGGCGGGTGTTGGCGGGTGACACCGGCGGAGTCGGAGGGCGCCTCCGACCCCGCCGCCTCTGACAGCAACGACGCCAACGACGCCAACGACACCGACGACGATCTGACCGACCGACCGTGCAAGGTCGCGCTCGAAGTCGAGTTCGACCCCGGCTCAGCAAGCTCGGACGCGCTCGATCTCCCGATGCTCGTCTCGCTCGACTGGGTGGTGAAAAAGGCGATTCCCTTGATCAGAGGCGAGGCCGAGCGTGTCATCGAGCGCGCCGTGCGTGACCTCGAGGGGTCGAATCGCGACGTCGATCTCGACGTGTACGTCGATTCCGCGCGGATCTGA
- a CDS encoding creatininase family protein, with product MSVSRRLDELRHPEVEAYLDSSETPTALIPVGTTEQHGPHLPMGTDSMIPTEICERIAEDTDALVGPPINYGASDMHAGYEGITYLPYRTLATVVRDLAYSLAESGFTDIVFISGHLTNDWAAKVGANQASHDLPEEHYAYAFPYWDALSSDDMEDYLSFDAGWHANIGETAAVMAINEGLVDLSETPYDDPDMPEDIENPGALLDHLPIGKGAFYRVSDTGVWGDPSDATAELGEEYFETITHAVAELINTFQEVRDDIYVRDRPSRAQEQWE from the coding sequence ATGTCAGTTTCACGAAGGCTTGACGAACTACGACATCCGGAAGTAGAGGCGTATTTGGACAGTAGTGAGACGCCGACTGCGCTAATCCCTGTTGGAACGACCGAGCAGCATGGGCCACACCTACCGATGGGGACGGATTCAATGATACCGACCGAAATCTGCGAGCGTATCGCTGAAGATACGGATGCGCTCGTCGGGCCGCCGATTAACTACGGGGCCTCAGATATGCACGCCGGATATGAGGGTATCACCTACCTCCCCTACCGGACACTTGCAACGGTTGTCCGAGACCTGGCATACTCATTAGCCGAGAGCGGGTTCACCGATATCGTATTCATTTCAGGGCATCTGACGAACGACTGGGCGGCAAAAGTCGGAGCGAATCAAGCGTCACATGATCTGCCAGAAGAACACTACGCCTACGCATTCCCGTACTGGGACGCATTAAGCAGCGACGACATGGAGGATTATCTCTCGTTCGACGCGGGCTGGCATGCAAATATCGGTGAAACAGCGGCAGTTATGGCTATAAACGAAGGGCTGGTTGACCTGTCGGAAACGCCGTACGATGACCCAGATATGCCGGAAGACATTGAGAATCCTGGTGCGTTACTGGATCATCTCCCCATCGGAAAGGGTGCATTTTACCGAGTCAGTGACACGGGGGTATGGGGAGATCCAAGCGATGCAACTGCCGAACTCGGCGAGGAGTACTTCGAGACGATTACCCATGCAGTCGCGGAACTTATAAATACATTCCAGGAAGTCCGTGACGACATATACGTACGCGATCGCCCATCCCGAGCACAAGAACAGTGGGAATAG
- a CDS encoding recombinase family protein, giving the protein MANAAVYARVSIRDQELNTQRDNLLDYARDLGLDVDANHVLADKSTGTDTDRAGYRELMDLVEDGAVDAIVAVEDEDWSHRKASRHSGVSRRTIPNVLERKELYLNEFDG; this is encoded by the coding sequence ATGGCAAACGCAGCTGTCTACGCGAGGGTCTCGATCCGCGACCAGGAGCTCAACACACAGCGCGACAACCTGCTCGACTACGCACGCGATCTCGGCCTCGACGTCGACGCCAACCACGTCCTCGCCGACAAGTCGACTGGGACCGACACAGATCGTGCCGGCTACCGTGAGCTGATGGACCTCGTCGAGGACGGCGCCGTCGACGCGATCGTCGCGGTCGAGGACGAAGACTGGTCCCACCGAAAGGCTTCACGCCACTCTGGAGTATCGCGAAGGACGATCCCGAACGTGCTGGAGCGGAAGGAATTGTATCTAAACGAGTTCGATGGTTAG
- a CDS encoding GAF domain-containing sensor histidine kinase encodes MKSLNSSDLLSDKEARNELYDLLHQSLSRKQAIERVVEIGTGYLDLDHGHIASINEAENRWEVIGSTDSPEGPYPDGLTSELSDSYCRHTFQQTAPLALHDAGNQGWSDDRAYQLQQLETYLGIRIDVFGESYGTICFVESEAREEPFSEEEHIFIELAGQILSKVLEETHHEKDLANRDRLISVLNRVLRHNLRNDLNVVRGYARLIIEQTSGDEARLASVIESKTTGLISLAEKARTLENLTRSVPVSRPVDIVPMVRKAVSDVCDNNPSVNCSLDTPEQAMSFAAPQLSDAISELLENAAKHAGDEPSIDVVVHQGSDHVTVQIEDDGPGLPPSESRILSGENEQPLLHGNGLGLALVYWIITNLDAEIEVATAPSGTTVEVHLQRAESIQREHSKSGDTA; translated from the coding sequence ATGAAATCACTCAATAGTTCAGATTTACTTTCTGACAAGGAGGCCCGAAATGAGCTCTATGACCTTTTACATCAAAGTCTCTCCAGGAAACAAGCCATAGAAAGGGTAGTCGAAATTGGAACGGGGTACCTCGATCTGGACCACGGTCACATCGCCAGTATCAACGAAGCCGAAAATCGGTGGGAAGTCATCGGATCAACGGACTCACCCGAAGGCCCGTATCCCGATGGCCTCACTTCGGAGTTGAGTGACTCATACTGCCGTCATACGTTTCAACAAACAGCACCACTCGCGTTACACGACGCTGGCAATCAGGGCTGGAGTGATGATCGCGCGTACCAGCTCCAGCAGCTTGAAACCTATCTCGGGATACGCATCGACGTGTTTGGTGAGTCATATGGGACGATCTGCTTCGTTGAATCAGAGGCGCGAGAGGAGCCATTCTCCGAGGAGGAACATATTTTCATTGAGCTGGCGGGTCAGATACTGAGTAAAGTACTCGAAGAAACCCACCATGAAAAGGACCTTGCCAACCGAGATCGTTTGATTTCGGTTCTCAATCGTGTGCTTCGTCACAATCTCCGGAATGATTTGAATGTCGTTCGTGGTTACGCACGACTGATCATAGAACAGACATCTGGAGACGAGGCTAGGTTAGCCTCAGTCATTGAATCGAAAACGACCGGACTGATTTCTCTCGCCGAAAAAGCGCGAACACTGGAGAATCTTACGCGATCTGTCCCAGTTTCACGGCCGGTGGACATTGTTCCAATGGTACGCAAGGCGGTGAGTGACGTTTGTGATAATAACCCCTCAGTCAACTGCTCGCTCGATACTCCAGAGCAGGCCATGTCGTTTGCGGCCCCACAACTATCGGATGCAATCTCGGAACTGCTAGAGAATGCGGCCAAACATGCAGGAGATGAACCGTCGATAGACGTGGTGGTTCATCAGGGATCTGATCACGTTACGGTGCAGATCGAGGATGACGGTCCCGGGCTGCCACCAAGTGAAAGTAGGATACTTTCCGGTGAAAATGAGCAGCCATTACTCCACGGAAATGGTCTTGGGCTTGCGCTTGTCTACTGGATAATTACCAACCTCGATGCCGAGATCGAAGTGGCAACAGCGCCTTCCGGAACGACCGTTGAAGTACATCTGCAACGGGCAGAATCGATTCAACGGGAGCACAGTAAATCAGGGGATACGGCCTGA